In Colletotrichum lupini chromosome 6, complete sequence, a single window of DNA contains:
- a CDS encoding metallo-beta-lactamase superfamily protein, translating to MPLSKLRVPPSASTVNVRVIDSTSKIRVSMESMVSHVIKGHSWLSCPSYVFLVEHPPTGRKVLFDLGVRKDFENLSPPIQNWMKESGTTCSVEKDVREILEEGGVKAGEIESIIWSHWHWDHIGDPSRFPTSTSLIVGPGFKDIIMPGYPTNPGSPVLDSDFAGRELRELSFAKSTIKVGSFPAIDYFGDGSFYILDAPGHTVGHVNAIARVTTGPDSFILMGGDTCHHSAEMRPSAYNPLPDSISPHPFHSGNVTPCPGALFKPILRDEDTTKPFYGVHRPGMLFGNPDAAEETVERIIEADGSGNTLVVIAHDTHLKDIVRGFPEYANDFLTRGWIEQGRWLFLEDFKEAVDGVHNEKL from the coding sequence ATGCCTTTATCAAAACTTCGCGTACCGCCATCTGCTTCGACCGTCAATGTTAGGGTCATCGACTCGACATCGAAGATTAGGGTGAGCATGGAGAGCATGGTTTCACATGTCATCAAAGGTCATTCGTGGCTTTCGTGTCCTTCATACGTCTTCCTCGTCGAGCACCCACCCACTGGCCGCAAAGTCCTCTTCGATCTCGGGGTGCGCAAAGACTTCGAAAATCTTTCACCTCCTATTCAGAACTGGATGAAAGAGAGTGGTACGACGTGCAGCGTGGAGAAGGATGTGAGAGAGATCCTCGAAGAAGGCGGGGTTAAAGCAGGTGAAATCGAGAGCATCATCTGGAGCCATTGGCATTGGGATCATATCGGCGATCCGAGCAGATTTCCCACAAGCACCTCGCTGATAGTCGGCCCGGGTTTCAAGGACATTATCATGCCGGGCTACCCTACGAACCCAGGGTCCCCAGTCCTTGATTCCGATTTCGCCGGCCGCGAACTCCGTGAATTGAGCTTCGCCAAGTCAACTATTAAAGTCGGATCGTTTCCTGCCATCGACTACTTCGGTGACGGAAGCTTCTACATTCTGGACGCGCCAGGTCATACCGTTGGTCATGTTAATGCTATTGCGCGGGTGACGACCGGCCCGGATAGCTTCATCCTCATGGGCGGTGACACCTGTCACCATAGCGCCGAGATGAGGCCATCCGCATACAATCCGCTGCCCGACTCGATATCGCCACATCCGTTTCATTCGGGCAATGTGACTCCCTGCCCCGGCGCGCTGTTCAAACCCATCCTCCGAGACGAAGACACGACGAAACCGTTCTATGGCGTTCATCGTCCTGGTATGCTATTTGGCAACCCGGATGCTGCCGAGGAGACCGTAGAACGGATTATCGAGGCTGATGGAAGCGGAAATACCCTTGTTGTAATTGCTCACGATACCCATCTGAAGGACATCGTCCGGGGATTCCCGGAATATGCAAATGACTTCTTGACCCGAGGTTGGATCGAACAGGGCAGGTGGTTGTTCTTGGAGGATTTCAAGGAGGCAGTTGATGGAGTTCATAACGAGAAGCTGTAG